The region aaggagaaggagaaggggaGTAATGAGTTACCAGGGAGTTCCTCCCGACGAACCCTACCCTCCTCCACCAGGCAAGATCTGAATAATCTCTTCTTCTCGAGATTCTCTCAATCCTTGCTAGTGGAGTACTTTTTAGCAATCTAGTAGTGTTCTTATTCCGCAAGATGTAAACTTTTTCTCAAGATTGAAACCTAACTTCTGTTCATGTTCTGTTCTTGGAGATGGGTACACACTTTTGATGGTCCTAGAAATTAGATTAGTTTGCTCCAGGAATCTTTTAGTCTGTTCTTGTGTTCTTGTCTCGATAAGCTCATTTGCCTAAGGTTTCAGGAAGATGTCTTCTACCATATCCAGCAGTTCGTCCGTGTTCATGAAATTTAGGGGGAAATTTTCTCTGATTTGCAATGTGCAGAGGTGTGAATCcatataaaaacatcaaattgaTGCCTGATCTGATGTATTTCTTGTGAAATTGCAGGGTATTCGCAATCTCggccatacccatacccaccTCCATCCGGTGCTGTGTAGCCTCCCCAGGGCTATCCACCCTCCCATGGTGTGTACCCTCCACCATCGGCTCCACCACAGGGGCCTTACCCACCACCTCACCAGCCTCCACCAGGGTACCAGGGCTACTTCAATCATGGCCAGCAACCTTactacccgccgccgccgccgccgccttatGAACATTGCCATCACCACTGTGGTGATGAGGGTTCTGGAGTTGGATTCCTACAAGGATGGTAAAAGATGATTTTGGGTGTTTGCACATGTGTTGTACAAACTGCTAAATTGAATTGTCTGCTTTCTATGAGGATTTAGGGGctgttagtatttttttttcaaaaaaaatcttgtatGCTTGCATCCAGATTATGAGATGATTTTTCCTGTTCATTCTCGATGATTCATTGCTTAAGGTAGTAGAGGTCTTTTTAGAGTGGCTCATTCTAGATGATCATTGCTTAAGGTAGTAGAGGTCTTTTTAGAGTGGTTCATTCTGATGATCATTGCTTATAATAGAGGCCCTTTTGGAGTTAGGAGGGTGTACTCCTCAATCCTGGTTTCATTAATGGAAGAGAAGTGCCCCAAAATATAATGAAGTAGGAAATGATACTGATACTGTTTCAGATTTTCATGAACTGGATAGAGAATTTGTGAGGAGTGAAGCAGACAATGTTTGATTTGGTCTTAACTCTGAAGTAAGCTTTAACTGTGTATGCTAGGCAGAGCAGAGGATCGTATTCCCTATAACGGTTTTGCCGTGTGTTATACTCCACTACAAAATCTTGTAATATACATAGTAAACTCAACTTATAGTGTCAATAACAAGAGCTTCCACGTATGTACATGAAGTGATATAATCCATCAACCAAAATATCATGGATTTTCCATGATGTAAGATACTCTTAGCTATAAGTTGAAaagattcaattttttaagaaatataaaatcacaGCAAGAAAGTAGCCACATATCCTGTAGTTGTAGATGACCATTCAGCTAAGTTATCGCCAATAGTTTCAGTATATGTCGACATGGAGAGCTTGAGAGTAAATTATGAATTTGATTAATCATTCTAGTTGTGAATACACACTCTTGTACTGCACTAGCACCGAAACCTAATAAGAGGAGTCTGTGTAAAAGTGGTTTGTTGCACAGACAAGACTTTAAGGTTCTGAAATACACTTAcacatatttgttttctttttgaaaactaataaGAACATTGTAAATCAGACATGATATAACTATTCATTACTTGGATCACACTGTTATGAGGTTGTTGTCCTCATTTGTTGCCTTGTTGGTACCTTCATGATATTAGGCCCCAATTCATAATTTGCTCATCTTTCTTCTCCCTGTGCCGTTTGCAGTTTGGCTGCTCTTTGCTGCTGTTGCCTGCTGGAGGAGTGCTGTTTCTAAGGAGAAGAATTACGTTCCAGTAgtacatatgaatatatgatcaGAAGATATTGTTTCTAGAATTATTGTTGGAACATCTgtgtatttgattttttttccagaaaTCCGTAGAATATATAGTTACTGCTGCCTACTGCATAACAACAGTATGTCCTGAGTGTGTGCACATAATCTCAGgaactcaaataaaaaagctATTGCTTGAGTATTCTGGCCGGTCCCAGAGGTTTTCTTTCTCCAGGACTTGCTGTTATTGCTAAGTTTGTATAGTGTTTTCatgtaaagataaaaataataagaacaaGGTTTATCCTGTGGTGCagcttcataattttttttttaaataaatcagtATGTATGATGCAAACAAGATGGTTTCGTGGTGTAGTTGGTTATCACGTCAGTCTAACACACTGAAGGTCTCCGGTTCGAACCCGGGCGAAgccaaatttttaacttttttttcaaatcattTCTTTTTGGGCAaggattcaaatttgtttCCTCCCATTTGctgtcttaaaaaaaatgtatcttTGAtgcaaatatgatttttttttcgatgATCAAATATGTTTCTTGCCGTTTGCTGTTTGAGCTACTAGTTGAGCATCACTTTGGCACTTAGACCCATGGCCACTATTTAGGTTATGTTCTTCCGGTGGATTTTTGTtagatttataatatatactttatagtattatctagatttatatagatgctattatataaataatatatatattgattaatagattaatctaagcatgactataaagtcttataatataaaatggagagagCAGTTTTTTTTCCGCTTCTGTGCACATGTTTCCCACACTCTTGGTatgatttttacaaaaaaaaatactacacaaaagtttatatttcgtatttctaaaatacatttttaactttatcatttatactgttaaatagttaaaaatcgTATAAATCTTTCATCCTACATCTTATAGCAACCAAAAGAATGCAGCCTAATACATCATTTAAAATGTTAAATAGTTAGCTTAAAAATGAGATAATGCTTCATCTTGCACCATGCATGATGTAGCAACAAAAGAATGTAGCCCAATACTCCCGGTGACAGATATAGCAATTCCAGCATCCAAGATTTGTCCTAAAATTACAAGTCCACCTGCTTTCTTATCCTAATAAATCACAATCATCTCATGTCTTAATTTGCTACTTATTTATGTCTCAACCAATCCCAACCCTGAACTCTCCTATGTTTAATTTCACCTATCTTTTTAatctccataaaaaaaaagttctgaAAGTACTCATATTTTAAGATGGGGGAAGTATTATACCGACCCATCTCAATCTGCCATCAAGGCACTAAATAGCTTTCATGGTGGACGCAATTGTTGTAACGGCCCCTACCGCCACCTACCTCTGCAAGATAACAGTAGCGAGTTGGAACTTGCCTGTCACTATTTAACTTAAGCATAGCAGGCATAATTCGACTTAGCAGGGCGCCACTGTAGTAGCTtataatgaataaaaaattacttctttgtcttaatttaatttagattgGAGAGTTTTTATGTGTACTAATACATCGCTAATAGTTTTCTTcagttgtatatatatataattatattatatgataaagacattaaatataacttctacCATCCATAACCATGTTAAATATAAAAGCATATAGTTTAATTTCCTTCAACGATCTTGGTTCTTGCCGTGCACAAAGGTCATTGGCAATTCGCACTGTCGTCTTCTTCTGTCCAGCCACTACCTTCCTATGGTTCAGGATGAAGAAAACTCGAGAGAAGATTGCACACATGAACCAGTACACATGATTAAAGCTAACTATAGACACTGcttgtgattaattaatcaagcagCATTGCCTCTGTCCACTGTCCAGGTACAGTACCCTGTACCAAGCAGGAGATGAAAGCCGAGTTAGTTTTCCCTGTCAGTCCATAGCTGTTCAAGGACCAGTCTAATCCTACTAGCTTACACGCACAGCAAGGACAAAATACTATAATGCAGGCATGCAGCCGGGGACCGGACACGGCTCAGGCTCAGGCTCAGACTCAGACTAGCCTTTGTCTGtttgatgatgaaattaaatcaGGCATTGTTCATGTCTTAattacaggaaaaaaaaatggaaaaagatCACCTAGTAGATACggttgagacttgagagagTGGTCAGGTTTGGGTTTTCTGGAAGAATGCCGGATATATTGCCGGCCTGATGAATCATGAACTCTGAAGCTGAAGAATCTgttcgtttttcttttcctctgcAGCAACGGGTGAAAGTGAGATTCTGTTCTACTGTCAGGAGTTGAAGAACGTTGCAAACTACGCAGGCTTTGCAGAGATTTACATAATATCACAATT is a window of Oryza brachyantha chromosome 8, ObraRS2, whole genome shotgun sequence DNA encoding:
- the LOC107304766 gene encoding LOW QUALITY PROTEIN: cysteine-rich and transmembrane domain-containing protein WIH2 (The sequence of the model RefSeq protein was modified relative to this genomic sequence to represent the inferred CDS: substituted 1 base at 1 genomic stop codon); the protein is MSYQGVPPDEPYPPPPGYSQSRPYPYPPPSGAVXPPQGYPPSHGVYPPPSAPPQGPYPPPHQPPPGYQGYFNHGQQPYYPPPPPPPYEHCHHHCGDEGSGVGFLQGCLAALCCCCLLEECCF